A region of the Candidatus Thorarchaeota archaeon genome:
ACCTCCCCGATTCGCTATTTGTACGCCTCCTGAGTGCCACAGGTGAGGAGGACACTGAGGACGAGCAGGAAACCGGTAACACTCCTCAACCAAGCAGGTCGCCTCCGAAGCATCATTTGCCCGCTGATCTACCATGTTTCGTCCTCACCCGGACCGCGTGGACCAGCCAGCACTGAGTCGGTGTTCACAAGGACGTGGACGTAGAGAGCGTGGGACGACCTCTTCCTGCGACGATTCATGCGGACCTCGGTCCACACTCCTCCCGACTGGTAAGACAACCTCGTGGCGTCCACGGCGACATCGCGTTGAGGAGGTAGCTGGCTCACAAGTCATCTGCACAGAGCGTGGAGAAGAGAGGTGTCGACATGACGGAGTGCCTCGTGGAGCCTCGAGTCGCTCGGTGGACGAGGCAGACCTAGGCAGAGAGAATGTTGGGAGTGAGTCTGAACAGAGCTGTGAACTGCCGGTAGCTGGAGAATGCCCAAGCGTATGATACTGAACCATTACAAACCTTACATTGGTCCGGCAGTCGATGCATGTCAATGAATGATTGTTGACTGTCGTCTTCGGTGTGATGTGTTGTGGGGAACGCAGGAACACCACACCGTTCCTTTTGCACCGATTATGAGCAGACGTCGATGAGATGTGGTCGTCCCGCAGTCTACCGTAGTCACAGGGGAACGAGGCAGCTGGACTCTCGACTTGCCGAGTTGTTACACTTGCTCCTTCTTAGTAGAGATCTTCATGAGGTATCGTGCTTGATGCGGCCTGACCAACGAAGCGTTTCCGCAACCTATTAAAGACAGCTGGCTGGCCATCCTTGTCTCAGGCAGGTCACATAGTGAGTCATGCATCTGCTGAGACGGACGGTGTGATGAATGGACCGTAGACGAAAGGGCGTGGCGTGCACTCTGATTGGTGCTGCACTCTTTCTCTTTTCCCTTGTATTTGTCTTGCCCGTACCTGAGCTCTATCTGGGGTCTCTTGTGACGATGTTCATCGGCGTGGTCCTGATTGGTATAGGTGGCGCCGTCGCAAAGGGTCTTGACTATGGCTTGGACGAGTCCGTTCCGAAGTGCTACTACTGCGGCGGGACTGGGAGGATAGAAGGCATTGACCGTCCGGAGTCCTGTCCCAGATGCGGGGGAACCGGTCTTGGCAGGCCAGATGACCGTCCCTGAGATGTCTTGCAGGATGGTTCGCCGTCCTCTCTCTTCCGTAGCTGCTAGAGGGCAGGCATTCTTCATGACACATGGGGGAGCCAGAACACTCATATCGGTGTCTTTCTGGCTGATAGTGGCAACCCCTGTGACTCTTCTGTTCGAGCGAGTCAGACAGGAGTGTCCGACACTTGCTACCGACCCACACGCGGGTGACCAATGATGCGACCTCTAGTGATTGGGCATCGTGGTGCTCCTCGGCAGGCACCAGAGAACACCATTAGAAGCTTTGAAACAGCATATAGTGCTGGAGCGGACTGGGTCGAGCTGGACGTTCAGCAGACGTCAGATGGTCGTCTTGTGTGCATACACGACTATGATCTCACGAGGCTGTGTGGAGTCGAGGTTCAGGTCGCGGAGACCGACTATGCGGAGCTGTCCAAATACGACATTGGAAGCGGTGAGCGCGTGCCACTCCTTTCACAGGTGTTGGACCTCTGCACGGGAGCACGAGGGGTGAATGTCGAGCTCAAAGTGCCAGGGGTAGAGATAGAGGTGGCGGAGCTCTTGCGAGAGAGAGGTCTGGTGAAACGATCCATCGTGTCGTCATTCTTCCATGCGGCGTTAGTGACCATGCATGAAGTGGCGCCTGAGGTCAAGACGGCAATCCTGTATAACAGCCCCATGGAGGACCCGGTAGAGGCCGCTTTGAGAGTTCACGCGTCAGCAGTCAATCCTCCTGTTGATACACTGGACAGGCGCCTCGTGGACCGTGCTCATGAACGTGGACTCAGAGTCTATCCATGGACTGTGAACGATGAGGCAGGGATGCTGCGCCTCGTCTCGTGGGGTACAGATGGAATCATCACGGATGTCCCTGATGTTTGTGCCAGGGCTGTGAGAGCGCCGTAGTCTGATCCGTCGGACTTCCTACAGTGTTCAGACACGCAGGTGGCGACGTACCATTCGT
Encoded here:
- a CDS encoding glycerophosphodiester phosphodiesterase, which encodes MMRPLVIGHRGAPRQAPENTIRSFETAYSAGADWVELDVQQTSDGRLVCIHDYDLTRLCGVEVQVAETDYAELSKYDIGSGERVPLLSQVLDLCTGARGVNVELKVPGVEIEVAELLRERGLVKRSIVSSFFHAALVTMHEVAPEVKTAILYNSPMEDPVEAALRVHASAVNPPVDTLDRRLVDRAHERGLRVYPWTVNDEAGMLRLVSWGTDGIITDVPDVCARAVRAP